One region of Trichoderma breve strain T069 chromosome 7 map unlocalized scaffold00007, whole genome shotgun sequence genomic DNA includes:
- a CDS encoding short chain dehydrogenase domain-containing protein has protein sequence MGSKGTIIVTGANGGLGSAIVQNILSTPDLASNYTGVYAVRKAATATKLNAALARAPANHKHETVDVDLGSIADVRKVATDINDKVAKGDLPRIRALILNAGYQDHAGIAMSKDGFEMSWQVNYLSNLLLSLLLLQSMDTEEGRILLVGSWAHNIEDKRNDVTSAYKDPRYPTLYPGVDALAKGEWSRPEEDPTTNSGFRRYGASKLCAIMLCEELASRIAKDPKLSNISVIDLDPGGMPTGIARRAGFLISFVVMKLVLPVVTEISVRVKPNGVIRTPWKSAADAIRACFEIEAHRGEVLHLDGTSTDLLVAKEAKDEAKRKEVWEYGLKAAHIEEGDTVLVDWK, from the exons ATGGGGTCAAAGGGGACCATCATCGTCACAGGGGCCAACGGCGGACTTGGCTCCGCCATCGTGCAGAATATCCTCAGCACTCCAGACCTGGCCTCGAACTACACCGGTGTGTATGCTGTGCGAAAGGCCGCGACTGCGACGAAGCTCAACGCGGCCCTGGCTCGGGCTCCGGCAAATCACAAGCATGAGACGGTTGATGTCGACCTGGGTTCAATAGCAGATGTCAGAAAGGTGGCCACGGACATCAATGACAAGGTGGCCAAGGGTGATTTGCCTAGGATCCGGGCCCTGATTTTGAATGCCGGATATCAAGACCACGCGGGCATT GCCATGAGCAAGGATGGTTTCGAAATGTCATGGCAAGTTAACTATTTGTCCAATCTGCTCCTGtcgctgctcctcctccagagcATGGATACGGAAGAGGGCCGTATTCTCCTTGTTGGCAGCTGGGCCCATAA CATAGAAGACAAGCGCAATGATGTGACGAGCGCATACAAGGATCCCAGATACCCAACTCTGTATCCAGGCGTAGATGCCCTGGCCAAAGGTGAATGGAGCAGACCAGAAGAAGACCCGACGACCAACTCAGGCTTCCGCCGGTACGGCGCCAGTAAGCTGTGCGCCATAATGTTGTG CGAGGAATTAGCAAGTCGCATAGCCAAGGACCCCAAACTGAGCAACATCTCCGTCATCGACTTGGACCCGGGCGGCATGCCCACCGGCATCGCCCGCAGAGCAGGCTTcctcatcagcttcgtcgTCATGAAGCTCGTGCTGCCCGTCGTCACCGAGATTAGCGTGCGAGTGAAGCCCAATGGTGTCATCAGGACTCCGTGGAAGAGCGCTGCGGACGCCATTAGGGCTTGCTTCGAGATTGAGGCTCACCGCGGCGAGGTGTTGCATTTGGACGGCACGTCAACGGACCTGCTGGTTGCAAAAGAGGCGAAAGATGAGGCGAAGAGAAAGGAAGTGTGGGAATACGGCTTGAAGGCAGCGCACATTGAAGAAGGGGACACGGTTTTGGTGGATTGGAAATAG